Proteins found in one Thalassophryne amazonica chromosome 1, fThaAma1.1, whole genome shotgun sequence genomic segment:
- the u2surp gene encoding U2 snRNP-associated SURP motif-containing protein isoform X3 — protein MLPCFLHPKTRRSLRRNLLSLIHRMIEFVVREGPMFEAMIMNREINNPMYRFLFENQSPAHVYYRWKLYTILQGESPAKWRTDDFRMFKNGSLWRPPPLNPYLHGPYDDGEEEVEEEEANKKGCLKEEERDKFEEILRGLTPRRGDIAEAMLFCLTHADAAEEIVECVTESLSILKTPLPKKIARLYLVSDVLYNSSAKVANASYYRKYFETKLCQIFSDLNATYKTIQGHLQCENFKQRVMSCFRAWEDWAVYPDAFLIKLQNIFLGLVNLSADKESAVPVVEPEPAEDIDGAPIVEYIDGTPLEDVDGIPIDALPIDGAPIDSAALEDLDGVPIKQIDDDLDGVPLDQSKEATFKVAPSKWEAVEEAELASQAVTTSKWEAFEHPEENIRDEEESDEDGSPRSEENRTYSNPIRDDTDVKVKMSEMNEEKRTKLREIEVKVMKFQDELESGKRPKKSGQSIQEQVEHYRDKLLQKEKEKEKLEREKEEKKEKEKAEARLKDLKKEKEDTPTRKERKRRHSGSPSPTRSSNKRGRSSSPRSERSERSDRSYPKDTSSRSSHKDSPRASKKSSKRSPSSPRTPKRSRRSRSKTPKKSTKKSRSKSRSPHRSHKKSKKSKH, from the exons GAATTTACTCTCTCTCATCCACCGAATGATCGAGTTTGTGGTGCGTGAAGGCCCAATGTTTGAAGCCATGATCATGAACAGAGAAATAAACAACCCCATGTACAG GTTTCTATTTGAGAACCAGAGCCCAGCACATGTATACTACAGGTGGAAGCTCTACACCATACTACAG GGTGAATCACCTGCCAAATGGCGAACAGACGACTTCAGGATGTTTAAAAATGGTTCTTTGTGGCGTCCTCCTCCTCTCAACCCCTACCTCCACGGCCCGTATGATGACGGTGAAGAAGAGGTGGAAGAAGAGGAGGCCAACAAGAAAGGCTGCTTGAAAGAAGA AGAGCGAGACAAATTTGAAGAGATTCTACGTGGATTGACTCCCAGGAGAGGTGACATAGCAGAAGCCATGCTGTTTTGTCTCACTCACGCTGATGCTGCTGAAGAGATTGTCGAATGCGTCACAGAGTCTCTGTCCATTCTCAAGACCCCTCTTCCCAAAAAG ATTGCACGGTTGTATCTAGTTTCCGATGTGCTTTACAACTCTTCTGCCAAAGTAGCGAATGCATCTTACTACAGGAAATA ttttgagACAAAGCTCTGCCAGATTTTCTCAGACCTCAACGCCACGTACAAAACAATTCAGGGCCACCTTCAGTGTGAGAACTTTAAG CAACGGGTGATGTCGTGTTTCCGGGCATGGGAGGACTGGGCTGTATATCCAGATGCCTTCCTCATCAAGCTTCAGAACATCTTCCTGGGCCTAGTTAACCTCTCTGCAGACAAAGAATCTGCTGTCCCCGTAGTGGAG CCTGAGCCCGCAGAAGACATCGACGGCGCCCCAATTGTAGAGTACATCGATGGAACTCCCCTGGAGGACGTGGATGGAATTCCTATTGATGCACTGCCCATTGACGGAGCGCCAATTGACAGCGCTGCCTTGGAAGACCTCGACGGTGTTCCTATCAAGCAAATAGACGATGACCTAGATGGAGTACCAT TGGATCAGTCCAAGGAAGCAACTTTCAAGGTGGCACCCTCCAAATGGGAAGCGGTGGAAGAGGCAGAGTTGGCATCTCAAG CTGTGACGACCTCAAAGTGGGAGGCTTTTGAACATCCAGAAGAAAATATAAG GGACGAAGAGGAGAGTGACGAGGACGGGAGCCCTCGCTCAGAGGAAAATCGGACTTATTCCAACCCCATCCGAGATGACACGGATGTTAAAGTCAAGATGTCTGAAATGAATGAGGAGAAGCGCACAAAGCTGAGAGAGATAGAG GTTAAAGTCATGAAATTCCAGGATGAGCTGGAGTCCGGAAAAAGACCCAAGAAGTCCGGTCAGAGTATCCAGGAACAGGTTGAGCACTACAGGGACAAGTTATTACAAAAG gaaaaagaaaaggaaaaacttGAACGGGAGAAAGAGGAGAAGAAAGAGAAGGAAAAAGCTGAGGCACGATTAAAGGACttgaagaaagaaaaagaagacacaCCCACCAGAAAAGAAAG GAAGCGGCGTCACAGTGGGTCACCCAGCCCAACACGCAGTAGCAACAAACGAGGGCGGTCATCCTCGCCTCGTTCAGAAAGATCTGAACGCTCAGACCGCTCGTACCCGAAAGACACGTCCTCCCGCTCCTCGCATAAagactccccacgggccagcaaAAAGTCCTCCAAGAG ATCTCCCTCGTCACCACGCACACCCAAACGATCCAGGAGGTCGCGCTCCAAGACACCCAAGAAATCAACAAAGAAGTCCCGCTCTAAATCGAGGTCACCTCACCGTTCTCACAAAAAGTCAAAGAAAAGCAAACACTGA